Part of the Archangium lipolyticum genome, GTGCTGGTGGGCGCGCACTATGACGCCCTCCATGCGGGCGCCGACGACAACGCCACCGGCGTGGCCGCGGTGCTGGAGCTGGCGCGCGTCTTCTCCACCCGCTCCTTCGACCGCACCGTGCGCTTCGTCGGCTTCGACCTGGAGGAGCTCGGCTCCGTCGGCAGCACCCGGTACGTGGCCGACCAGGCGCAGGACGAGCACATCGTCGTCGCCCTCATCCTCGACAGCATCGGCTACCGCAGCACCTCGCCCGGCTCGCAGCGCTCCGTGCCTCCCCTCTCGTTCCCGGCGACGGCGGACTTCATCCTCGCCCTCGCCAACGCGCCCGCCTCCCAGCAGCTGGACGAGCTGTGGGAGCTCCACCAGCGCATGGACCTCACCCGGATGATGACCCTCGGCGCGCCCGGCAACGGCAACGGGCCCCTGACGGGAGACCTCCTGCGCAGCGACCATGCCCCGTTCTGGCTCGCTGGTACGCCCGCGCTCCTGCTCAACGACTCGGCCGACCTGCGCAGCCCCCACTCCCACCAGCGCACGGACACGCCGGAGACGCTCGACCCCGCGTTCTTCTCCGACGTGGTCCGGCTGTCCGCGGTCTCGCTCGCCTACTGGGCGGGAGGTGTCCGATGAAGGCGTGTCTCCTGGGGTTGTTGCTCGGCGTCCCATGCCTCCTTCCCCTTCCCGCCCTCGCGGCGAAGAAGACGCCCGCCGCGTCTCCCCCCACCACGGCTTCCGCGGCGCAGGCCGTGACCGCCGCGCTGGTCGCTCCCGTGGTCCTCCCCGTCACGACTCCCCCTCCGCCCCCTCCACCGCCAGACAGGGTCTCGGTCTACCTGCGCGGCGGCGGCTCGCTCCTCGTCACCCCCACCCGGGCCATGGGTGGCGTCGGTGGCGGCGTGGGCCTGCGCGGCGTGCTGAAGGACCGTGTCATCCTCCAGGTGGACGTGGGCTACATGGGGCTGCTCGGCAACGTGCGCGAGGTGCGCATCGGCGCGGGGGTGCAGCGTGGCGGAACGTGGTCCCCCTCGATGCTCGCCACCGTGTCCATGCTGCGAGGCGATGGTCTGACGATCCGCACCGAGGGCTCTCCCTCCCCTCCGCGCGGGCCCGCCGGAGCGCTGGCGGTGGTGTTCGCGCCCTTCCGCTTCTGCTCGGACCGGGGGAGCTGTGTGTCCCTGTTGGAGCCGGGAGTGGGCCTCGGGACGGATTTCGCCACCGTGGGTCCCATGGTCCACCTGGGGCTGCTGGAGCTGGGCCTCGCCTTCTAGGCTCAGGCGGGCAACCAGAGCGCTTCGAGCTCCAGCTCCACGGCCTCGAAGGGCTCCGCGCGGACTCGTTGCACGCCAACGTAGTTGTTGGCGAGCACCCAGCGGTCCTTCTCGCGCCGGAAGATCTCGAGCGTCCGCGTGAGCGGCTCGATGAGCCAGACACAGCCCACCTGCTCGCGCAGGTACACAGGCAGCTTCTTCTCCCGATCGAAGCTCGCGGTCGACGGGGAGAGAACCTCGCAGACCCAATCCGGCGGAAGGGTGAAGAAGGGTTCATCCGGAGGCACTGGCATCCGCGTGCGCTTCCATCCGGCCAGATCCGGAACGAGAACGTCGTCTCCGAGATGAAGCTCCGGCTCGTCGAGGACCCACCAACCCCCCGGACCGCCCCGGCCTCGCTGGAAGGGCCCGATCAGCTCCCCTCCCAGCGCGGAGGTCACGAGCGTCTGGCGGCTCGCGGGCCGCGGCGAGGCGATGAGCTCGCCAGACACAATCTCCCCCACCACCGTCTCCGGCAGGGCTCGGAGATCCTCGTACGTCGCGGGCTTCTTGATCGTCACCGGCATGCGTTCCGAAGAGCGCAGACCACGCCCCCACGAGCCTGGGGAAGCATTCGTCTGGCAGATGAAGGGCTCCATGACTCGACAGGTAACATGGTTTGTTTATTACCTCTAGCATTATCTACCGGGGGATGACCCGTCCGGTCATCCCCCTCGCCCATCTCAAGGTAGCCACGCCATCCCCCCCGGACACCTTGCGAGCATCCGAGTGTTCGTCATCCCAGAGGGACTCCTTACTCAGACGGCCTATACCCTCACCCCAGCCCTCTCCCAGAGGGAGAGGGGGCATACACGGTGGGGCCCCATGGCTGGAGGCACACCCGGTCCAACCGGTATGTTCTCCCCGTGCGGACTACAGGGTCGGAACCGGTGGAGTACGAGGAGGAACTGCGGCTCGCGGTCGTCGAGGGCATCCTCTCCAAGGACGAGGCGGACTCCCTCCGCTCGGAGGCCCTCGAGCTGGAGCGCAGCCCCCTGGAGCTGCTCAAGGAGCGCGGTCGGCTCTCCGAGGAGACTTTCGCCTCACTCCGTCTGGAGGTCTCCCGCGAGCCGGTCCCCCAGAGCGGCCCACCTCCCCTCGAGCCTCCCACCCAGAAGCCCCCGGGCACCGGCCCCACCCCCACGCCTACTCCCTCCGCCACCTCCCAGGATGAGGTGTTCCCCGTTCCCGGATGGGAGCGCTACCAGCCCGTGCGGCTGCTCGGCCAGGGCGGCATGGGGCGCGTGTTCCTCGCGTACGACCCACGGCTGCGCCGCAACGTGGCCCTCAAGTTCATGCGCGAGGGCACTCCCGAGCTCGCCCAGCGCTTCCTCTCCGAGGCCCGCTCCCAGGCCCGCGTCACCCATGAGCGCGTGTGCGAGGTGTACGAGGTCGGCAAGGTCCAGGACCAGGCCTACATCGCCATGCGGTACGTGGACGGCCGACCCCTGGGCCAGCTCGCCAGCGAGCTCACCCTGGAGCAGAAGGTGCTGGTGCTCCGCCACGTCGCCGAGGGCGTGCACGCCGCCCACCGCGCCGGCCTCATCCACCGCGACCTCAAGCCCTCCAACATCCTCGTGGAGCGCACCGAGGACGGCAGCCTCCAGCCCTACGTCATGGACTTCGGCCTGGCGCGCGACTGGCGCGAGGAGGTCACCGCCACCGGCTCCGTCCTGGGCACCCCGCACTACATGGCCCCCGAGCAGGCCCGCGGCGAGGTGGCCAAGCTGGACCGCCGCGCCGACGTCTACTCCCTGGGCGCCACCCTCCATGCCATCCTGACGGGCCAGCCGCCCTTCATCGCCAGCAACGCCCTGGAGATCCTCACCCGCATCCAGACCGAGGAGCCCCGTCCCCTTCGTACCCTGGACAAGGACATCCCCGCGGACCTGGAGGCCATCGTCCTCAAGTGTCTGGAGAAGGAGCGCTCGGCCCGCTACGACTCGGCGCGCGCCCTGGCCGAGGACCTGGAGCGCTTCCTCGCCGGAGAGCCGGTGCGCGCGCGTCCCGCGGGCCTCGCCTACCGGCTGCGCAAGAAGGTGCGCAAGCACCGCGTCCTCGTGTCCCTCGGCACGCTCACGCTGGTGGTGGTGACGCTCGCGCTGGGACAGGTCATCCGTGCCCGCCACGAGGTGGCCGAGCGCGAGCGCCTCTCCCGCCGCTACACCGAGTCCGTGGAGCGCATCGAGGCCATGGCGCGCTACGTCTCCATGCTGCCGCTGCACGACACGCGGGCGGACAAGAAGCTGCTGCGCGAGCGCATGGCCGCGCTGGAGGCCGAGGTGAACCAGGCCGGCGGACAGGCCGGGGGGCCCGGCAACTACGCCCTGGGCCGCGTCCTGTTCGCCCTCGGGGACAAGGAAGAAGCACGCAAGCGGCTCGAGACGGCCTGGGCGCTCGGCTACCGCGAGCCCCGGGTGGCCTGGGCGCTGACGCAGGTGTTGGGAGAGCTCTACGCGGAGCCGCTCCTGGAAGTGGCGCGCCTGCGCAACCCCGAGCAGCGCGAGGCCCGCCTCCGGGAGCTTCAGCGCCGCTACCGGGACCCGGCCCTCGAGTACCTGCGGCGCAGCGAGGGCCCCGAGGTCCCCGCGCCTCCCGCCTACGTGGCCGCGCTCCTCGCCTTCTATGAGGGCCACCATGACGAGGCGCTCTCCCGCCTGGAGGCCGCTCGTGGCGTGGCTCCCTGGCTCCACGAGGTGCCCCTGCTGCGCGGCGACATCCTCGTCGTCCGGGCCGGTCAGCGGTGGAACAGCGGCGACCTGGACGGGGCGCGGGCCGACTTCGAGGCCGCCCGTCAGTCGTATGCCACCGCCGCCTCCATCGCCGCGAGCTCCCCGGCCGTGTACCACTCCCAGGCGCGGCTGGAGTACGCCCAGCTCCTCATGGGGCTGTACGGCAAGGGCGAGGTGATGGAGCACTACACCCGCGGCCTGGAGGCCGTGTCGCGCGCCCTCACCGCGGATCCGGACTACTTCCTGTCCCGGCTGCGCGAGTCCCGCTTCCACCGCCGCCTCGCCGAGTACCGCACCGGCAGGGGCGAGGACGCCAGCGAGCTGCTCCAGAAGGCCCTCACCTCCGCCCGCTCGCTCCTGGAGCTCTACCCGGACCGGATGCTCGCCCACCTGGAGCTGGGCGAGGTCCTGTGGCAGCTCGCACGCAACCGCCAGGCGCGGGGGCAGGATCCGCGCGAGCAGCTCCAGCAGGCCCTCGAGGCCTTCTCGCGCATCCCCCAGGAGGAGCGCGGCTACGCCTTCCTCACCGACGAGGGCCTCATCTTCAAGGTGTGGGCCGACTACGAGGATCAGCTGGGCCTGGACTCCCTGGCGCACCGGGGCCAGGCCATCGAGGCCTTCCAGGCCGCCGCCTCCGTGGACGAGGGGCGCCTGTCGGAGGCGTGGGTCAATCTCGGGAGCGCGTACTTCAAGCGCTCCTCGCACCCGAAGGCGGCCGATCCGCAAGGAGATCTGGAGCGGGCCCGGGACGCGCTCGAGCGGGCGCTCTCCATCAGCCCCGGCAACTACGTGCCCTGCTTCTACGGGGCGCAGGTCCACGAACAGCTGGCCCACCGGCACTACAACCGCGGCGGGGAGACACGGCCGGAGTTGGAGCGGGCCATCGAGCTGTACCGCAAGGGCCTGGCCATCAACGCCAAGGTGCCCCAGCTGCACAATGGTCTGGGCGGAGCCCTGCTGTGGCGCGCCCAGCTCACCTGGGAGGAGGGAGGAGACCCCTTCCCCGGGCTCGACGAGGCCCGGGCGGCCTTCGAGCAGGCCCGGACGCTCGCGCCGAAGCAGTGGTTCGCCTTCAACAACCTGGGCGAGGTGGAGGCCTTCCGGGCCACCTTCCTGAGCGCGCGGCGGGAGGAGCCGGGCCCGGCCATCCGCGCGGCCGCGGAGGCCTACCAGCAGGCGCTCCAGCAGGTGAAGAACCACGCCCAGCCCTGGGCGAACCTGGGCAAGGTGTACGGCTACCAGGCCACCTGGGCGCTGGAGCACGGGGCGGATCCGGAGCCCGCGCTGAAGCAGGGCGAGGAGGCACTGCGCCACGCCCTGGAGCTCAACGCCCAGCACCCGGACGCCTGGCGCCATCTCGGAGAGGTGCGCGGCGTGCGGGCCCGGTGGCTGGCGCGGCAGGGGCAGGCGCGGGAGGAGCACTTCGAGGAGGCGGCCCAGGCTCTCCAGAAGGCCCTCGAGCAGGAGCCGGAGCGGCCGGAGCTCCGTCTCGCCCTCGGTCACCACCTGGGAGAGTGGGCCCACTGGCGGCGGCGGGCCGGGGGGGACCCGGTCCCGCCGCTGAAGCGCGGCCTCGAGCTGGCCGAGGCCGCGCTCACCGCCAGGCCCGGCTGTCCCAAGGCCCGGGTGCTGCGGGCGAGCCTGCTCGCGGAACTCGCCGAGGACACTTCCGAGGCCCGGGAGCAGCAGGCGCTGCGGAGCCGGGCGCTGGAGGACTTCGATGCGGCGCTGGCCCGCAACCCCCACCTGGCGCCGGTCTGGGAGGACCGGCGCACCTCGCTGCGGAAGCCGCTGGCCGATTCCCGGTAGGAGCGCGGGCCGCTAGCGGCGATGGCCGCCGGGTTTCTTGTCGTCCTCGCCGCCCGACTCCGGCACCACCTCCAGGTCGCCCGCGACGGTTCCCGGCGTGTCGTACTCACCCGTGTGGGCCGCATGGGCGGAGCCCGAGGCGTTGGGGATCGCCGTGAAGCGGTAGTCCTGGAAGGCCACCTCCGCCACCGGCTCCGGGGACGTGGACTGGGCGGCGAGCGTCGCTCCCCCCACCTGGATGTTGTTGAGGGCGGACACGAAGGGCGAGCCATCCGGGAAGTTCACGGTGAAGACCGCCGTGCTGCCCTGCACCGTGAACACCACGGAGTCCGCGTACGTCACTCGCTTGCTGGGGCTGTAGGTGGCTTTGTTGTTCGCGGAGTTGTTGGGGTCGATGTGAAGGGTGACGGTGACGATGGGCATGGGAATGAATCCTTTCGTGAGACGGGTGGAGAATCACGGAACAACCGCGGGCATCACTTCTTGTCGTCGCCACTCAGCTCCGGCAGCACTTCCACGACGACGGGCTCGCCGAGGACGGGCTCGCCGAGAACCGGTTCCGGCGGCGGCTGGGGGAACGGCATGACCACCACCGACCTGCCCGGGTCGTTGCCCCCCGACTCCGGCACCACCTCCAGGTCGCCCGCGACGGTGCCGGGCGTTTCGAGCACGCTGTTGCCCGAGGTGGAGCTCTTCTCGGGAACAGCCACGAAGCGGTAGCGCGCGAGGGGCACCCTCGCCACCTTCTCCGGGGGCGACGACTGCGCGGCGAGCGTCGTTCCCCCCACCGAGAGGGAGGAGACACCGGAGTCAAAGGGAGAGCCCTCCGGGAAGGTCACGGTGAAGACCTGCGAGCTGCCCTGCACCGTGAACACCACGGAGTCATACGGCTCCACCTGATTGCCGGGGCTGTAGCGGGCGCTGGCCTGAGTGGTGTCGTTGGGGTCGATGCTGAGGATGATGGTGACGGTCTGGGACATGAGAAATGAGCCCGCCCTGCTGGGAAGGGTGAAGAATCGCGGACCTACTGCGCGCAGTAGGTGCCGCGGTCGATGATGGCGGTCACGTCGACGACGGAGCCCGGGTGGATGACGAACTCGCTGGCGCCCACGTGCTTCGTGTCACGGCTGCACCAGTCGTAGGTGTAGCCAAGCCCCGTCCACGGGTAGCGCGTGGCCTGCCAGAAGCCGTAGCTGGAGGCGTAGTTGTTGATGAACCAGCTCTTGTGCTCGGCCGTCACGTTGTCCGGGAACTGAATGCCGCACGTGCTGTCGTCGATCTCCGGGTCCGCGCAAGGCCGGAACATGTCGCCCGGCTTCACCCACATCTCGACGAACACCCGCCCGTTGTCGGACTCGTTGGCCGGGGGGAGGCCGAGGAACTGGTTGATGCGCACGATGCGGGCCGCGTCATCGGGCAGCGTCCGGCACAGCTCCTGGAGCTGCGGCACGGCGGTGACCCAGATTTCACGCGCCAGCGTGTTCTCGCCCTGCTTGTAGCCCGTGAACGTGGTCCAGGCCA contains:
- a CDS encoding M28 family peptidase codes for the protein MRVPALLPALLAAALSSSCDSTPPPALDEARLDGLPELATSVDTARLMATVNAVVASHRADTPMDCARFGVTPPSPSNPLCHLTREKARAYLRNQLAELGLTLTEHVSRDGDLEVVNVVAEKRGTRSPHEVVLVGAHYDALHAGADDNATGVAAVLELARVFSTRSFDRTVRFVGFDLEELGSVGSTRYVADQAQDEHIVVALILDSIGYRSTSPGSQRSVPPLSFPATADFILALANAPASQQLDELWELHQRMDLTRMMTLGAPGNGNGPLTGDLLRSDHAPFWLAGTPALLLNDSADLRSPHSHQRTDTPETLDPAFFSDVVRLSAVSLAYWAGGVR
- a CDS encoding Uma2 family endonuclease, producing the protein MPVTIKKPATYEDLRALPETVVGEIVSGELIASPRPASRQTLVTSALGGELIGPFQRGRGGPGGWWVLDEPELHLGDDVLVPDLAGWKRTRMPVPPDEPFFTLPPDWVCEVLSPSTASFDREKKLPVYLREQVGCVWLIEPLTRTLEIFRREKDRWVLANNYVGVQRVRAEPFEAVELELEALWLPA
- a CDS encoding serine/threonine-protein kinase is translated as MRTTGSEPVEYEEELRLAVVEGILSKDEADSLRSEALELERSPLELLKERGRLSEETFASLRLEVSREPVPQSGPPPLEPPTQKPPGTGPTPTPTPSATSQDEVFPVPGWERYQPVRLLGQGGMGRVFLAYDPRLRRNVALKFMREGTPELAQRFLSEARSQARVTHERVCEVYEVGKVQDQAYIAMRYVDGRPLGQLASELTLEQKVLVLRHVAEGVHAAHRAGLIHRDLKPSNILVERTEDGSLQPYVMDFGLARDWREEVTATGSVLGTPHYMAPEQARGEVAKLDRRADVYSLGATLHAILTGQPPFIASNALEILTRIQTEEPRPLRTLDKDIPADLEAIVLKCLEKERSARYDSARALAEDLERFLAGEPVRARPAGLAYRLRKKVRKHRVLVSLGTLTLVVVTLALGQVIRARHEVAERERLSRRYTESVERIEAMARYVSMLPLHDTRADKKLLRERMAALEAEVNQAGGQAGGPGNYALGRVLFALGDKEEARKRLETAWALGYREPRVAWALTQVLGELYAEPLLEVARLRNPEQREARLRELQRRYRDPALEYLRRSEGPEVPAPPAYVAALLAFYEGHHDEALSRLEAARGVAPWLHEVPLLRGDILVVRAGQRWNSGDLDGARADFEAARQSYATAASIAASSPAVYHSQARLEYAQLLMGLYGKGEVMEHYTRGLEAVSRALTADPDYFLSRLRESRFHRRLAEYRTGRGEDASELLQKALTSARSLLELYPDRMLAHLELGEVLWQLARNRQARGQDPREQLQQALEAFSRIPQEERGYAFLTDEGLIFKVWADYEDQLGLDSLAHRGQAIEAFQAAASVDEGRLSEAWVNLGSAYFKRSSHPKAADPQGDLERARDALERALSISPGNYVPCFYGAQVHEQLAHRHYNRGGETRPELERAIELYRKGLAINAKVPQLHNGLGGALLWRAQLTWEEGGDPFPGLDEARAAFEQARTLAPKQWFAFNNLGEVEAFRATFLSARREEPGPAIRAAAEAYQQALQQVKNHAQPWANLGKVYGYQATWALEHGADPEPALKQGEEALRHALELNAQHPDAWRHLGEVRGVRARWLARQGQAREEHFEEAAQALQKALEQEPERPELRLALGHHLGEWAHWRRRAGGDPVPPLKRGLELAEAALTARPGCPKARVLRASLLAELAEDTSEAREQQALRSRALEDFDAALARNPHLAPVWEDRRTSLRKPLADSR